A genomic window from Plutella xylostella chromosome 23, ilPluXylo3.1, whole genome shotgun sequence includes:
- the LOC125490436 gene encoding uncharacterized protein LOC125490436: MCHASPQWTETLPLVLLGMRSSWKEDLQSSPAELVYGETLRLPGQFLSTDDSFTTADITQYASRLQSHMAKLRPRPTSWHSSSTSPFYIPRDLSTSSHVFLRQDHVRGALQPPYAGPYKVIERQPKFFTLDVKGKTVSVSIDRLKPAYTEKDDPNLVMEQPNSQPTIARTAERQTRSGRKVRFPDFYRP, encoded by the coding sequence ATGTGTCATGCTTCTCCACAGTGGACCGAGACTCTCCCGCTGGTTCTCCTCGGCATGCGCAGTTCCTGGAAGGAAGACCTGCAGAGCTCCCCAGCTGAACTCGTGTACGGCGAGACACTACGCTTGCCAGGCCAGTTCCTGTCAACAGACGACAGCTTCACCACCGCAGACATCACGCAATATGCTTCCCGTCTGCAGTCACACATGGCCAAGCTGAGACCGAGACCAACTTCGTGGCACTCATCATCTACATCGCCATTCTACATACCACGTGACCTGTCAACCTCTTCACACGTCTTCCTACGTCAAGATCATGTACGCGGTGCACTTCAACCACCATACGCTGGCCCCTACAAGGTCATCGAGAGGCAGCCAAAATTCTTCACCCTCGATGTCAAAGGCAAGACAGTCAGCGTATCCATCGACAGGCTGAAACCGGCGTACACTGAAAAAGATGACCCAAATCTGGTGATGGAGCAACCAAACAGCCAACCTACAATAGCACGAACAGCTGAAAGACAGACTCGCAGCGGCCGAAAAGTACGCTTCCCGGACTTCTACCGACCGTAG
- the LOC119693005 gene encoding uncharacterized protein LOC119693005, with translation MERYSGREKVPDSDAISGEVLRVGVRVPPFWPEDPTLWFAQIEHQFELSRITADETKFYYLASQLEHQYAKEVRDIIKNPPATDKYLKLKTELIRRLSVSQQQRLNQLAMHEELGDRKPSQFLRHLQTLAGPSAPSDFLCTLWTGRLPQNIQTVIATQMEDLPLEKLAELADKVFEIAPPSPQVASTSAAPAVPPHYDILTKQISELTRQVAMLNTMVNQTHHSRSRSRSRSQNRSRSRSRPRQPPADHPYCFYHFTYGSKARKCKSPCKYSSENYQGCRK, from the coding sequence atGGAACGCTATTCTGGTCGTGAGAAAGTTCCTGATTCTGATGCAATTAGTGGTGAAGTCCTACGAGTTGGTGTTAGAGTACCGCCATTTTGGCCGGAAGACCCCACATTATGGTTCGCCCAGATAGAACACCAGTTTGAACTTTCGAGAATTACAGCGGATGAAACAAAGTTCTATTACTTAGCCTCGCAACTGGAGCACCAATATGCTAAAGAAGTTAGGGACATTATCAAGAATCCGCCCGCTACAGATAAATACCTAAAGTTAAAAACTGAGCTAATTAGACGTCTGTCAGTTTCACAGCAACAACGACTCAACCAGTTGGCGATGCATGAGGAGCTCGGCGATCGCAAGCCATCGCAGTTCCTGCGCCACCTGCAAACCTTAGCAGGTCCATCAGCACCGAGCGATTTCCTGTGCACATTATGGACTGGTCGTCTACCGCAAAACATTCAAACCGTGATTGCTACACAGATGGAGGACCTTCCCCTGGAAAAACTAGCAGAGCTGGCCGACAAGGTATTTGAGATTGCTCCACCATCTCCTCAGGTAGCCAGTACATCTGCAGCACCAGCAGTTCCACCACACTACGACATACTGACTAAGCAGATCAGCGAACTGACCAGGCAAGTAGCAATGCTCAACACTATGGTGAACCAGACACATCACTCACGCTCCCGCTCACGCTCTCGAAGCCAAAACCGCTCGCGAAGCCGCTCTCGCCCCAGGCAACCACCAGCTGACCACCCGTACTGCTTTTATCACTTTACCTACGGATCCAAGGCAAGGAAGTGCAAGTCACCGTGCAAGTACTCGTCGGAAAACTACCAGGGCTGTCGGAAATAG